The following are encoded together in the Pleurocapsa sp. FMAR1 genome:
- the urtD gene encoding urea ABC transporter ATP-binding protein UrtD, with the protein MEPILSVKNLQVVFSGFKALKGVNLEVGDREIVTIIGPNGAGKSTLLDAIVCKSPVAEGNVYFQGKDITNKNPYEIAKMGIGRKFQNPNVYNELTVFENILLALKGKRGIVSAITAKLTSGKKDKIIDVLDRIGLLNYASETVGSLSHGQKQWVEIGMVIAQEPSLVLLDEPTAGMTPEETHATGEIIKTLAQNYAVVAIEHDMEFVKQIAERIIVLHQGAKLAEGTVQEIQNNSQVIEVYLGREKIDVAA; encoded by the coding sequence ATGGAACCCATCTTATCAGTCAAAAATTTGCAGGTAGTCTTTTCTGGTTTTAAAGCCTTGAAAGGAGTAAATTTAGAAGTAGGCGATCGCGAAATTGTGACGATCATTGGTCCTAACGGTGCAGGTAAAAGCACTCTTTTGGATGCGATCGTTTGCAAGTCTCCTGTAGCAGAAGGAAATGTTTATTTTCAAGGTAAAGACATCACCAATAAAAATCCCTATGAAATTGCCAAAATGGGTATCGGGCGAAAATTTCAAAACCCCAACGTTTATAATGAATTAACCGTATTTGAAAACATTTTATTGGCATTAAAAGGCAAGCGAGGAATTGTTAGTGCGATAACTGCCAAATTGACTTCGGGTAAGAAAGATAAAATTATCGATGTACTCGATCGCATCGGTTTATTGAATTACGCTAGCGAAACAGTCGGCTCATTATCTCACGGTCAAAAACAGTGGGTAGAAATTGGCATGGTAATCGCTCAAGAACCTAGTTTAGTATTATTAGATGAACCCACTGCCGGAATGACCCCCGAAGAAACCCACGCCACGGGAGAAATAATCAAAACTTTGGCACAAAATTATGCTGTAGTTGCGATCGAACATGATATGGAATTTGTTAAACAAATCGCTGAAAGAATTATCGTACTGCATCAAGGCGCAAAGTTAGCCGAAGGTACTGTACAAGAAATTCAAAACAATTCCCAAGTAATTGAAGTTTATTTAGGAAGGGAAAAAATCGATGTCGCTGCTTGA
- a CDS encoding DNA methyltransferase: MVATPQSLNEFVNYRLQYISGKERSQAQLFLDRFFQAFGHQGALQAGAEYEVAIKKGSKKGKTGFADLVWKPRVLIEMKTQGEDLGKHYRQAFNYWTRIVPNRPRYVMLCNFDQFWIYDFDNQVDEPVDVIELLKLPERASAFGFMGLEEKNSIFQNNQVEVTKETARKMGELCEILKQRGKREGFDTLAAQRLVLQCVLAMFAEDRGLLPQDMFISCIQDCLKGKSSYDVLGGLFQEMNRPGIAPAGQYKGVDYFNGGLFATIHPIELTKEELNYLDAAAREDWKQIRPAIFGNIFEGTANQKERHAHGMHFTSEADIMKIVKPTISNYWEAKIEAANTIAELNSLQLELQNYRVLDPACGSGNFLYLAYQELKEIEKSLLDKISDRRRSETGKQQTQIGLVTPLQFYGMDINPFAVELAKVTLTIAKKVAIDKLSLTERELPLDTLDNNIVCQDALFTSWVKADAIIGNPPFLGGKNIRRDLGDEYVEKVFKQFPNVKDVDFCSYWFRLAHDNICRGDSRIALTSETALTPAGRVGLVGTNSISQGKSRKATLDYVTNEGGHIHEAISTQPWSGEAKVHVSIVNWSFVQPKRYFLDDREVNFINSSLQPHIDVSSAKTLQANKNKCFQGVIPVGKDFIVTEEQVKEWIAKDSKNEQVLKLFSMGSNLAQNVNGKPDRWIIDFSNMDLENANDYKLPLEHLKIYVKPERQKNREAVMREKWWRYKRTNEAMRKAIAPLSYYFTVPRVSKWAVFLPAPLNWLPGDKSVVVASEDYYVLGILLSNVHRLWMEAKKSTLKADIAYTHQTCFETFPFPQTPCKGERPFAPTDNIIQQIRAKTLELHEYRTQQMEKKQWGITKLYNEYFHEPASKLYQLHQQLDKLVMQAYNFKADDNILEKLLELNLELAEKEKQGKIVIGAESLFVNKID; encoded by the coding sequence ATGGTAGCCACACCCCAAAGTCTGAATGAGTTTGTTAATTATCGCTTGCAATACATTTCAGGTAAAGAACGAAGTCAAGCGCAGCTATTTTTAGATAGATTTTTTCAGGCTTTTGGACATCAGGGTGCGTTACAGGCTGGCGCAGAATACGAAGTTGCCATAAAAAAGGGAAGTAAGAAAGGTAAAACAGGCTTTGCCGATCTAGTTTGGAAACCTCGTGTCTTAATTGAGATGAAGACGCAAGGGGAAGACTTAGGTAAACATTATCGTCAGGCTTTTAATTATTGGACAAGAATTGTTCCTAATCGTCCACGCTACGTAATGCTGTGCAACTTTGATCAGTTTTGGATTTACGATTTCGATAATCAAGTTGATGAACCTGTTGATGTTATCGAACTTCTGAAATTACCAGAAAGAGCATCTGCTTTTGGCTTTATGGGGTTGGAAGAGAAAAATTCCATCTTCCAAAATAATCAGGTAGAGGTAACTAAAGAAACTGCCCGTAAAATGGGCGAACTGTGCGAAATCCTCAAGCAAAGAGGTAAAAGAGAAGGTTTTGATACTTTAGCTGCTCAAAGATTGGTTTTACAGTGTGTCTTAGCCATGTTCGCCGAAGATCGTGGCTTGCTTCCTCAAGATATGTTTATTAGCTGCATTCAAGATTGTCTTAAAGGCAAAAGTTCCTATGATGTTTTGGGTGGTTTATTTCAAGAAATGAATCGACCAGGAATTGCCCCTGCTGGTCAATACAAGGGAGTAGACTATTTTAATGGTGGTTTATTTGCCACAATTCACCCGATTGAATTAACTAAAGAAGAATTAAACTATCTCGATGCAGCAGCGCGAGAAGACTGGAAACAGATTCGCCCTGCCATCTTTGGCAATATTTTTGAAGGTACTGCTAATCAAAAAGAACGTCATGCTCATGGGATGCACTTCACTTCCGAAGCCGACATCATGAAAATTGTGAAGCCAACGATTAGCAATTATTGGGAAGCCAAGATAGAAGCTGCTAATACTATTGCCGAACTAAATTCTTTACAGTTAGAACTACAAAATTATCGCGTACTAGACCCTGCTTGTGGTTCAGGAAATTTTTTATATCTGGCGTATCAAGAGTTAAAAGAAATCGAAAAGTCCCTACTAGATAAAATATCTGACCGCCGTAGATCCGAAACTGGTAAACAACAAACACAAATAGGATTAGTTACCCCGTTGCAGTTTTACGGGATGGATATCAATCCCTTTGCGGTGGAGTTGGCGAAAGTGACTTTAACTATTGCTAAAAAAGTTGCGATCGATAAATTAAGTTTAACCGAAAGAGAATTACCCCTCGATACTTTGGATAATAATATTGTCTGCCAAGATGCTTTATTTACTTCTTGGGTAAAAGCGGATGCAATTATCGGCAATCCTCCATTTTTAGGCGGGAAAAATATAAGAAGAGATTTGGGAGATGAATATGTAGAGAAAGTTTTTAAACAGTTTCCTAATGTAAAAGATGTCGATTTTTGTAGTTATTGGTTTCGGTTGGCACACGATAATATCTGTAGGGGCGATTCGCGAATCGCCCTTACATCGGAAACCGCCCTTACCCCAGCAGGAAGAGTTGGTCTAGTCGGCACAAATTCCATCAGTCAGGGAAAAAGCCGTAAAGCAACATTAGATTATGTAACCAATGAAGGTGGACATATACACGAAGCAATTTCGACTCAACCTTGGTCGGGTGAAGCCAAAGTTCATGTCAGTATTGTTAACTGGAGTTTTGTACAACCTAAGCGATATTTTCTAGATGATCGAGAAGTTAATTTTATTAATTCTTCTTTGCAACCACACATTGATGTGTCTAGTGCAAAAACTTTACAAGCAAATAAAAATAAATGCTTCCAAGGTGTAATTCCTGTTGGCAAAGATTTTATTGTTACTGAAGAACAAGTTAAAGAATGGATTGCCAAGGATAGTAAAAATGAGCAGGTTTTGAAATTATTTTCAATGGGTTCTAATCTGGCTCAAAATGTTAATGGAAAGCCTGACAGATGGATTATTGATTTTAGCAATATGGATCTAGAAAACGCTAATGATTATAAATTGCCTTTAGAACATCTAAAAATTTATGTAAAACCAGAAAGGCAGAAAAATAGAGAAGCCGTAATGAGAGAAAAATGGTGGCGATACAAAAGAACAAATGAAGCAATGAGAAAAGCGATCGCACCGCTATCTTATTATTTTACAGTACCAAGAGTTTCTAAGTGGGCTGTCTTTCTTCCCGCACCTCTTAACTGGCTACCAGGAGATAAATCAGTAGTTGTTGCTTCTGAAGATTATTATGTTTTAGGTATTCTTTTATCCAATGTTCATCGTCTTTGGATGGAAGCAAAAAAATCAACTTTAAAAGCAGATATCGCTTATACGCATCAGACTTGTTTTGAAACCTTTCCTTTCCCACAAACTCCCTGTAAGGGCGAACGGCCGTTCGCCCCTACGGATAATATAATTCAACAAATCCGCGCTAAAACTCTTGAACTCCATGAATATAGAACGCAACAGATGGAAAAGAAACAATGGGGTATTACTAAACTTTATAATGAATACTTTCACGAACCAGCCAGCAAACTTTATCAGCTACATCAACAGTTAGATAAGTTAGTTATGCAGGCTTATAACTTTAAAGCTGACGATAACATCCTGGAAAAACTTTTAGAGTTAAATCTTGAATTAGCTGAAAAAGAAAAGCAAGGAAAAATAGTTATTGGTGCGGAGTCTCTTTTTGTAAACAAAATTGATTAA
- the urtC gene encoding urea ABC transporter permease subunit UrtC encodes MAESTIGIATRSRTPTRLAIITAICFLVMAVLPLIVGDFQVSLLSKLLLYGALAISLDLVWGFTGILSFAHGVFFTLGGYAMAYYLKLNLSASANTYGGNLPDFMVWNGLKELPWFIAPLKYFPIAALAMVLVPAAFAYLIGWFIFRSKVSGVYITIITLAISSALTTFFISQQAYTGGTNGITDVSKLSVFGTDIPLSGIYWMILLFTTFVLVGSWWLTQSNFGLILRSIQENENRISYLGYDVASFKIFIWTLSAGIAGIAGGLFVPLNRFISPVYLAVAFGTQVVIWVAIGGRGTLVGPLIAAILLGQIQNSAEQVTQDWQLFVGILLLIVVLFIPDGLVGSVTKLFNKKKV; translated from the coding sequence ATGGCAGAGTCAACTATTGGTATTGCAACGCGATCGCGAACTCCCACAAGGTTAGCTATTATTACAGCGATCTGCTTTTTGGTTATGGCAGTTTTGCCTTTAATTGTCGGTGATTTTCAGGTATCTTTGCTATCAAAACTATTGCTATATGGTGCATTAGCTATCTCTCTAGATTTAGTCTGGGGATTTACTGGGATTCTTAGTTTTGCTCATGGGGTATTTTTTACCCTGGGGGGTTATGCCATGGCGTATTACCTCAAGCTAAATCTTTCCGCCTCAGCTAATACCTACGGGGGAAATTTACCAGATTTTATGGTCTGGAATGGCTTAAAGGAATTACCCTGGTTTATCGCGCCTTTAAAGTATTTCCCTATAGCTGCCCTTGCTATGGTCTTAGTCCCTGCGGCGTTTGCTTATCTAATCGGCTGGTTTATCTTTCGCTCTAAGGTAAGCGGTGTTTATATCACAATTATTACTTTGGCTATATCCTCAGCCTTAACCACCTTTTTTATCAGTCAACAGGCATATACAGGCGGGACGAACGGCATTACTGATGTATCCAAACTTAGCGTTTTTGGCACAGATATTCCCCTGAGTGGCATTTATTGGATGATTTTGCTGTTTACTACCTTTGTGTTGGTGGGTAGCTGGTGGCTGACTCAATCTAACTTTGGTTTAATCTTGCGCTCAATTCAAGAGAACGAAAATCGTATCTCCTATTTGGGCTATGACGTAGCTAGCTTCAAGATCTTTATCTGGACACTTTCTGCTGGTATTGCTGGTATTGCAGGGGGTTTATTTGTTCCTCTCAATCGCTTTATTTCTCCTGTTTATCTGGCAGTGGCTTTTGGGACGCAGGTAGTTATCTGGGTAGCTATTGGTGGCAGGGGTACTTTAGTTGGACCTTTGATCGCTGCCATTCTTTTAGGTCAAATTCAAAATTCTGCCGAACAAGTTACTCAAGACTGGCAATTGTTTGTAGGGATATTGCTATTGATTGTCGTATTATTTATTCCTGATGGATTGGTAGGTTCTGTTACAAAATTGTTCAATAAGAAGAAGGTATAA
- a CDS encoding ABC transporter substrate-binding protein yields MNKKYQPPTFGGLSRRKFIQYSSLAVGTGILAACTGGGTSSTGDEDLGENPIKVGVMYSTTGTIAIVEKSLQDATFLALEQINTDTGPWKGKGVGIEGRKIQKVVVNPNSDWDLYNQMSKRLIDEDKVTCVLGCYTSASRKSVLPVFEEKDTILYYPVYYEGNECSSDVFYSGAAPNQQITDSIPYSYKNFGPKGFFIGSDYIYPKESNRIAKAQLEEIGGQVVGDEYSPLGTTEFITIINKIKQAKPDFVLSNLVGDSIPAFYRQYKDAGITADQVPIMAYPTTEEEIQAMGSEYAQGHYTSFNYFQSVDTPENKAFVEQFKAKFGDNRVTNGVMEAAYIQTFFMAQAMADVLKKKGEINTQTLREATRTQEFNAPQGLVKVDPENFHTYLYSRIGKWNAEGQADIVFSTPSAVKPIPWSQVLYKGRECVHPTPDDRSNSTKETGKELGVKYLEKS; encoded by the coding sequence ATGAACAAAAAGTATCAACCTCCCACTTTTGGGGGTCTAAGTCGCCGTAAATTTATTCAATATAGTTCATTAGCTGTAGGTACAGGCATCTTAGCTGCCTGTACTGGTGGTGGGACTTCTAGCACAGGAGACGAAGACTTAGGAGAAAATCCAATCAAAGTGGGAGTAATGTACTCTACTACTGGAACGATCGCGATTGTTGAAAAATCTTTACAAGATGCTACTTTTCTAGCTCTAGAACAGATTAATACCGATACTGGTCCCTGGAAAGGTAAAGGAGTCGGTATTGAAGGCAGAAAAATTCAGAAGGTGGTAGTTAACCCCAACTCGGACTGGGATTTGTATAACCAGATGTCAAAACGCCTCATCGACGAAGATAAAGTAACCTGTGTTCTTGGTTGCTATACCTCTGCAAGTCGCAAATCAGTATTGCCAGTATTTGAAGAAAAAGATACTATTCTTTATTATCCTGTTTACTATGAAGGTAACGAATGTAGCTCTGATGTTTTCTATTCAGGGGCTGCACCAAACCAACAAATTACCGATTCTATTCCCTATAGTTACAAAAATTTTGGACCTAAAGGATTTTTCATTGGTTCAGACTATATTTATCCTAAAGAAAGTAATCGTATAGCTAAAGCCCAACTAGAAGAAATTGGCGGTCAAGTCGTCGGTGATGAATATTCTCCCCTCGGAACTACAGAATTTATCACCATTATCAATAAAATTAAACAGGCTAAACCTGACTTCGTTCTCAGTAACTTAGTTGGAGACAGTATTCCCGCTTTCTATCGTCAGTATAAAGACGCAGGGATTACCGCCGACCAAGTACCAATCATGGCTTATCCCACTACCGAAGAAGAAATACAGGCGATGGGTTCTGAATATGCTCAAGGTCACTATACTAGCTTCAACTATTTCCAAAGCGTAGACACCCCAGAAAATAAAGCTTTCGTCGAACAGTTTAAAGCAAAATTTGGCGATAATCGAGTCACTAATGGGGTAATGGAAGCTGCATACATTCAAACCTTCTTCATGGCACAGGCTATGGCAGACGTACTCAAGAAAAAAGGAGAAATAAATACCCAAACTTTGAGAGAAGCTACTAGAACGCAGGAATTTAATGCACCTCAAGGTTTAGTTAAAGTCGATCCCGAAAACTTTCACACCTATCTCTATTCGCGGATTGGTAAGTGGAACGCCGAGGGACAAGCGGATATTGTCTTTTCTACACCCTCAGCAGTCAAACCAATTCCTTGGAGTCAAGTTCTTTATAAAGGTCGTGAGTGCGTTCATCCAACTCCTGACGATCGCAGTAACTCAACTAAAGAGACAGGAAAAGAGTTAGGAGTTAAGTATTTAGAAAAATCTTAG
- the fmdA gene encoding formamidase: MPETLFKIDLTKPMAKQDVPGHNRWHPDIPAVVSVKPGDVFRIECKDWTDGQISNNDDPSDIEKVDLRKVHMLSGPIRVEGAQPGDILVVDLLDIGTLPGDEWGFTGIFSRDNGGGFLTDHYPQAAKACWDIQGIYTSSRHIPGVRFAGITHPGLIGCAPSMELLQTWNKRERALVEKGGPPWKPEIPDLAALPNPEEAVLGTLSGSEFERVAAEAARTVPPREHGGNCDIKNLSKGSKIYFPVYVDGANLSMGDIHFSQGDGEISFCGAIEMSGYIDLHVDIIKGGVEKYAMVNPIFKPGPVEPHYSEYLIFEGISVDEFSGEQYYLDAHVSYRNACLNAINYLKKFGFTGEQAYLLLSCAPVEGRISGIVDVPNACCTIALPTAIFDKSIVPT, translated from the coding sequence ATGCCAGAAACTCTCTTCAAAATTGACCTGACCAAACCAATGGCAAAGCAGGATGTTCCTGGTCATAATCGTTGGCATCCTGATATCCCTGCGGTTGTTTCTGTTAAGCCTGGTGATGTCTTCCGCATCGAATGTAAAGACTGGACGGACGGTCAAATTAGTAATAACGATGACCCCAGCGACATAGAGAAGGTGGATCTCAGAAAAGTCCATATGCTTAGTGGTCCAATTCGAGTAGAAGGAGCCCAACCAGGAGATATCCTAGTTGTAGACTTGCTAGATATTGGTACTTTGCCTGGAGATGAGTGGGGCTTCACTGGGATTTTCTCGCGAGATAACGGCGGTGGTTTTTTGACCGATCATTATCCTCAAGCAGCTAAAGCCTGTTGGGATATACAGGGAATATATACTAGTTCGCGTCATATTCCTGGAGTACGCTTTGCAGGTATTACTCATCCTGGCTTGATTGGTTGCGCCCCATCGATGGAATTATTGCAAACATGGAATAAACGAGAAAGAGCTTTAGTGGAAAAAGGCGGACCGCCTTGGAAACCAGAAATACCAGATTTAGCAGCTTTACCTAACCCAGAGGAGGCAGTATTAGGTACTTTGTCGGGTTCTGAATTTGAGCGCGTAGCAGCCGAAGCTGCCCGCACCGTGCCACCAAGAGAACATGGTGGAAACTGCGATATCAAAAACTTATCCAAAGGTTCAAAAATATACTTTCCTGTATATGTAGATGGGGCAAACTTATCGATGGGTGATATTCATTTTTCTCAAGGGGATGGAGAAATATCATTCTGTGGTGCGATCGAAATGTCGGGCTATATTGACCTCCACGTAGATATTATCAAAGGGGGTGTGGAAAAATATGCAATGGTTAACCCCATTTTCAAACCTGGTCCTGTTGAACCCCATTATTCGGAATATTTAATCTTTGAGGGTATTTCGGTTGATGAGTTTAGCGGCGAACAATATTACCTAGACGCTCATGTTTCCTATCGAAACGCCTGCTTGAATGCAATTAATTATCTAAAAAAATTCGGCTTCACAGGAGAACAAGCATATCTTTTGCTTAGTTGTGCCCCTGTCGAAGGTAGAATTAGCGGTATTGTCGATGTGCCTAACGCTTGCTGTACCATAGCATTACCTACTGCCATCTTTGACAAGAGTATTGTCCCGACATAA
- the urtB gene encoding urea ABC transporter permease subunit UrtB, whose amino-acid sequence MYSLYYLAQEAATQEPTGAFSLVALGNQLVNGIGIVGILLLTGLGLAITFGVMRIINLAHGEFIMLGAYVTFMMQDAFGMDLLLTIPFSFLITGAIGALVELTIIRRLYGRPLETLLATWGLSIVLQGIIKLIFTAQLKYVKSPPYISGNLTLLKDAQGSPAIAISYYRLFIVVVAIALLVLTGYLLNKTDLGRQVRAVTQNREMAKCLGVNTSLVDMITFAYGCGLAGVAGTVISSLKSVSPPMGQDYLIDAWMTVVTGGVDKLVGVLAGAFVIGESSSGIAYLLNDPTARVIVLAAVIILIRYKPEGLFTIQKRG is encoded by the coding sequence ATGTATTCGCTTTATTATTTGGCGCAAGAAGCCGCAACTCAAGAACCGACTGGAGCATTCAGCTTGGTTGCTTTGGGCAATCAGCTAGTTAATGGGATTGGTATTGTCGGAATTCTATTGCTGACTGGATTGGGTTTGGCAATTACCTTTGGGGTGATGCGAATCATTAACCTCGCACACGGTGAATTTATCATGCTGGGGGCTTATGTCACTTTCATGATGCAGGATGCTTTTGGCATGGACTTACTGCTGACTATTCCCTTCTCTTTTCTAATTACTGGAGCAATTGGGGCGTTGGTAGAGCTTACTATTATCAGGCGATTATATGGTCGTCCTTTAGAAACTCTGCTGGCTACCTGGGGATTAAGTATTGTCTTGCAGGGGATAATTAAGCTGATTTTTACCGCCCAGCTAAAGTATGTAAAATCTCCACCCTATATCTCTGGTAATTTAACCTTGCTCAAAGATGCTCAAGGTTCTCCTGCGATCGCAATTTCCTATTATCGACTATTTATTGTGGTTGTAGCGATCGCCTTACTGGTTTTAACAGGCTATTTGCTCAATAAAACCGATTTGGGTCGGCAGGTAAGAGCAGTAACTCAAAACCGAGAAATGGCAAAGTGTTTGGGGGTAAATACTAGCTTGGTAGATATGATAACCTTTGCCTATGGTTGTGGTCTAGCGGGCGTGGCGGGAACGGTTATTTCTTCGCTTAAAAGTGTTTCTCCGCCTATGGGACAAGATTACTTAATCGATGCCTGGATGACGGTGGTAACGGGAGGAGTAGATAAGTTAGTTGGTGTTCTAGCTGGTGCTTTTGTGATCGGCGAATCTAGTTCAGGTATTGCTTATCTACTTAACGATCCTACAGCCAGGGTAATCGTCCTCGCAGCAGTGATCATTCTTATTCGCTATAAGCCTGAAGGTCTATTTACCATTCAAAAACGCGGGTGA
- a CDS encoding carotenoid oxygenase family protein, giving the protein MLTTQVNPYLDGNFAPVHQEITSDTLEIIGELPPSLSGMFLRNGPNPQFSPIGQYHWFDGDGMIHGVRIHNGQASYQNRYVRTKGWQIEHEAGKAIWSGLLEPPQMDNPYGPTKNAANTALVWHAGTMLATWEGGAPHAIDIPTLDTFGEYTYDGKLASSFTAHPKIDPMTGEMMFFGYSFAPPYLQYGVVSSTGELLQTVPIELPMAVMMHDFAITENYTIFMDLPLTFSQSRMQRGELPLMFESEKPSRFGIVNRHGDNSNIRWFETPACYVFHTLNAYEEGDEVVLIACRMDSTNVLMSQDSASAPSNSIPRLHQWRFNLNTGTTSETMLDDVATDFPRVNENFLGRQTRYGYAGRMVEGSMPLFDGIVKYDLKSNKSQTHKLGAGRYGGEAVFAPRPDGQDEDDGWLITFVRDRTEETSELVVINAQDVTSEPVARVLIPQRVPYGFHGAWISEAQLNA; this is encoded by the coding sequence ATGCTAACAACACAAGTCAACCCATATCTTGATGGTAATTTTGCACCAGTACATCAAGAAATCACTTCAGACACACTGGAAATAATTGGAGAACTACCGCCCTCTTTGTCAGGGATGTTCCTGCGTAATGGTCCTAACCCCCAATTCTCACCTATCGGTCAGTATCATTGGTTTGACGGGGATGGCATGATACATGGCGTTCGGATTCACAATGGACAAGCCAGCTATCAAAACCGTTATGTACGTACTAAAGGATGGCAGATTGAACATGAGGCAGGTAAAGCAATCTGGAGTGGTTTATTAGAACCTCCACAAATGGATAATCCTTATGGTCCTACTAAAAATGCGGCTAATACGGCCTTAGTCTGGCACGCTGGAACCATGTTGGCAACGTGGGAGGGAGGTGCGCCTCATGCTATAGATATTCCAACACTAGATACCTTTGGCGAGTATACCTATGATGGCAAGTTGGCATCTTCTTTTACTGCACATCCCAAGATAGACCCGATGACGGGAGAAATGATGTTTTTTGGTTACTCTTTTGCTCCACCTTACCTACAATATGGAGTGGTTTCTTCTACAGGGGAACTATTGCAAACAGTACCCATTGAGCTACCGATGGCAGTAATGATGCACGATTTTGCGATTACGGAAAACTATACTATTTTTATGGATCTACCCCTAACTTTTAGCCAATCAAGAATGCAACGGGGAGAACTACCATTAATGTTTGAAAGTGAGAAGCCCAGCCGCTTTGGGATCGTAAACCGCCACGGTGACAACAGCAATATTCGTTGGTTTGAAACTCCTGCTTGCTATGTTTTTCACACTTTAAATGCTTACGAAGAGGGAGATGAAGTAGTGTTGATAGCTTGTCGCATGGATTCTACTAACGTGTTGATGTCTCAAGATTCAGCATCCGCTCCATCGAATAGTATTCCAAGATTACATCAATGGCGTTTTAACCTTAATACTGGAACTACCAGTGAAACTATGCTCGATGATGTAGCCACAGATTTCCCCCGTGTAAATGAAAACTTTTTAGGAAGACAAACCCGATACGGCTATGCAGGTAGGATGGTAGAGGGTTCTATGCCTTTGTTTGATGGAATCGTCAAGTATGACTTGAAATCTAACAAGTCCCAGACTCATAAATTAGGAGCGGGACGTTACGGTGGCGAAGCGGTGTTTGCACCACGCCCAGATGGTCAAGATGAGGATGATGGTTGGTTGATTACTTTTGTCCGCGATCGCACTGAAGAAACCTCAGAACTAGTGGTTATAAATGCCCAAGATGTTACCTCCGAACCAGTAGCAAGGGTGTTAATTCCACAGCGTGTACCCTACGGTTTTCATGGTGCTTGGATTAGCGAAGCACAGCTCAACGCTTAA
- the urtE gene encoding urea ABC transporter ATP-binding subunit UrtE — MSLLELNNLTAGYGQTPVLFNIDMTINKGDMVGLLGRNGVGKTTLLRSIIGLNKLTKGSLSFDNKDITKAPTYKRSRYGIAYIPQGREIIPYLSVLDNLKLGFSASGKSSKRIPSEIFEFFPMLKEHLPRQGGLLSGGQQQQLAIARGLMCNPKIMLLDEPTEGIQPSIVQEIEDTLRRINREKGITVIVVEQKIDFIRQLAQRFFIMDKGAIVARGTTPELSDSLVHRYLTV; from the coding sequence ATGTCGCTGCTTGAACTCAACAATCTTACCGCTGGCTATGGGCAAACTCCCGTGTTGTTCAATATTGACATGACTATCAATAAAGGAGATATGGTCGGTCTTTTAGGACGTAATGGTGTGGGCAAAACTACGCTCTTACGCAGCATTATTGGCTTAAATAAATTAACTAAAGGCAGCCTTTCTTTTGATAATAAAGATATTACCAAAGCACCTACCTATAAGCGATCGCGTTACGGTATTGCCTACATTCCCCAAGGAAGAGAAATTATTCCCTATCTTTCTGTACTAGATAATCTTAAGTTGGGCTTTAGTGCTAGTGGCAAAAGCAGCAAAAGAATCCCCTCCGAGATCTTTGAATTTTTCCCGATGCTTAAAGAACATTTACCCCGTCAAGGAGGATTACTTAGTGGTGGACAACAACAGCAGTTAGCCATTGCCAGAGGCTTAATGTGCAATCCTAAAATTATGCTTTTGGACGAACCCACCGAAGGAATTCAACCCTCTATTGTGCAGGAAATTGAGGATACCTTAAGAAGAATCAACCGTGAAAAAGGCATTACCGTAATTGTCGTCGAACAGAAGATTGACTTTATCCGCCAGTTAGCCCAAAGATTTTTTATTATGGACAAAGGCGCGATCGTTGCTAGAGGAACAACCCCTGAATTGTCGGATTCTTTAGTGCATCGATATCTTACTGTTTAA